A window from Planococcus maritimus encodes these proteins:
- the pckA gene encoding phosphoenolpyruvate carboxykinase (ATP) encodes MTSVNLSNDLKELVNGSNIHMQLSVPQLVEAATSRGEAVLTREGAVKAETGKYTGRSPKDKYMVEEAISKDKIDWGTVNRPISSDIFENLYAKVINHLKEKDALYVFKGFAGADPESRLAIQTINEYAWHNLFAHQLFIRPTAEELKTHEAEFTVVYAPTFHADPAVDGTDSETFIIVSMEKKIILIGGTEYAGEMKKSIFSIMNYILPEKDILPMHCSANVGKNDDVALFFGLSGTGKTTLSADEDRKLIGDDEHGWSDNGVFNIEGGCYAKTINLSRENEPQIFDAIRFGSVLENVVVDEDTRIPDYDDGSLTENTRAAYPIDAIDNIVVPSVAGHPKTIVFLTADAFGVLPPISKLTKEQAMYHFLSGYTSKLAGTERGVTSPEATFSTCFGSPFLPLHATVYAEMLGDKIDEHGADVYLVNTGWTGGEYGVGSRMKLSYTRTMVRAAIRGDLNGVDMEHESVFGLNMPKEIPGVPTEVLNPRNAWADKEAYDQKAQELAKKFKDNFEKFGTVDAGISQKGGPTHN; translated from the coding sequence ATGACTTCAGTGAACCTATCAAATGATTTGAAAGAGCTTGTGAACGGCTCGAATATCCATATGCAATTATCCGTTCCCCAATTGGTGGAAGCGGCAACATCCCGCGGGGAGGCTGTTCTTACGCGTGAAGGCGCTGTCAAAGCGGAAACTGGCAAATATACAGGCCGTTCGCCTAAAGACAAGTATATGGTAGAAGAGGCAATTTCGAAAGACAAAATTGACTGGGGCACTGTCAATCGCCCGATTTCCTCTGATATTTTTGAAAACCTATATGCTAAAGTCATCAATCATTTGAAAGAAAAAGACGCTTTGTATGTCTTCAAAGGCTTTGCCGGTGCAGATCCTGAATCGCGTCTGGCGATTCAGACGATCAATGAATACGCTTGGCATAACCTATTCGCCCATCAATTGTTTATCCGCCCTACTGCGGAAGAATTGAAGACGCATGAAGCTGAATTCACTGTCGTTTACGCTCCGACTTTCCACGCAGACCCTGCAGTGGACGGAACGGATTCTGAGACCTTTATCATCGTATCGATGGAAAAGAAAATCATCTTGATCGGCGGTACGGAATACGCTGGCGAAATGAAGAAATCCATCTTCTCGATCATGAACTATATCCTTCCTGAAAAAGACATCCTCCCGATGCATTGCTCAGCAAACGTCGGCAAAAACGATGATGTTGCTTTGTTCTTCGGCCTTTCAGGTACTGGAAAAACAACCTTGTCGGCTGATGAAGACCGCAAATTGATCGGTGACGACGAGCATGGCTGGTCCGATAACGGCGTCTTCAATATCGAAGGCGGCTGCTATGCCAAAACAATTAATCTATCACGTGAAAACGAACCACAAATTTTTGACGCGATTCGTTTCGGCTCGGTACTAGAAAACGTAGTGGTCGATGAAGATACCCGCATCCCGGATTACGATGACGGCTCGCTGACTGAAAATACGCGTGCAGCTTATCCGATCGATGCCATCGATAATATCGTCGTCCCTTCTGTTGCAGGACACCCGAAAACGATCGTCTTCTTGACGGCTGATGCATTCGGCGTATTGCCTCCAATCAGCAAATTGACGAAAGAGCAAGCGATGTATCATTTCCTTAGCGGTTACACATCGAAATTGGCTGGCACAGAACGCGGTGTCACGTCACCTGAAGCAACCTTCTCGACTTGCTTCGGCTCTCCATTCCTTCCGCTTCACGCAACCGTTTACGCTGAAATGCTCGGCGACAAGATCGATGAGCACGGTGCAGACGTCTACCTCGTAAACACGGGATGGACTGGCGGCGAATACGGCGTCGGGAGCCGCATGAAATTGTCCTACACACGCACGATGGTCCGCGCAGCAATCCGCGGCGACTTGAACGGTGTCGACATGGAACACGAATCGGTCTTCGGATTGAATATGCCGAAAGAAATTCCTGGCGTCCCGACCGAAGTTTTGAATCCACGCAACGCATGGGCTGATAAAGAAGCTTATGACCAAAAAGCACAGGAACTGGCGAAGAAATTCAAAGACAACTTTGAAAAATTCGGTACTGTGGATGCTGGCATCAGCCAAAAAGGCGGCCCTACGCATAATTAA
- the metK gene encoding methionine adenosyltransferase: MTNRRLFTSESVTEGHPDKICDQISDAILDAILTEDPNARVACETTVTTGLVLVAGEITTSTYVDIPKVVRQTVKEIGYTRAKYGFDSETSAVLTAIDEQSADIAAGVNVALEAREGQMTDKELDEIGAGDQGLMFGYASNETEELMPLPISLAHKLARRLAEVRKEEILPYLRPDGKTQVTIEYDENNQPVRVDTIVISTQHHPEVSLEQIQRNLKEYVINEVVPAELLDAETKYFINPTGRFVIGGPQGDAGLTGRKIIVDTYGGYARHGGGAFSGKDATKVDRSGAYAARYVAKNIVASGLADKCEVQLAYAIGVAHPVSIAVDTFGTGKVSEDKFIELVRANFDLRPAGIIKMLDLRRPIYKQTAAYGHFGRTDVDLPWERTDKADALKQQANA, encoded by the coding sequence TTGACAAACCGTCGATTATTCACATCAGAATCAGTAACAGAGGGCCATCCGGATAAGATTTGCGACCAAATTTCAGATGCAATTCTGGATGCCATCCTAACAGAAGACCCAAATGCACGCGTGGCATGCGAAACCACTGTAACAACAGGACTTGTCCTTGTTGCAGGAGAGATCACGACATCTACTTACGTAGACATTCCAAAAGTTGTCCGCCAAACCGTCAAAGAAATTGGCTATACGCGCGCGAAATACGGATTCGACTCCGAGACGAGTGCTGTGTTAACGGCAATCGATGAGCAATCGGCGGATATCGCTGCAGGCGTCAACGTGGCACTTGAAGCTCGTGAAGGACAGATGACCGATAAGGAATTGGATGAAATTGGGGCAGGCGACCAAGGCTTGATGTTTGGTTATGCTTCCAACGAAACAGAAGAATTGATGCCATTGCCGATCAGCTTGGCGCACAAACTTGCACGCCGCCTGGCGGAAGTGCGCAAAGAAGAAATCTTGCCGTATTTGCGCCCTGATGGCAAAACGCAAGTAACGATTGAATACGATGAAAACAATCAACCGGTGCGTGTCGATACGATTGTCATTTCAACGCAGCATCATCCGGAAGTTTCTTTGGAGCAAATCCAGCGCAACTTGAAGGAATATGTCATCAATGAAGTCGTACCGGCTGAATTGCTTGATGCAGAGACAAAATACTTCATCAACCCGACTGGCCGCTTCGTAATCGGCGGGCCACAAGGCGATGCTGGTCTTACTGGCCGTAAAATCATTGTTGATACGTACGGTGGCTACGCAAGACACGGTGGAGGCGCATTCTCTGGTAAAGACGCAACGAAAGTTGACCGTTCCGGTGCTTATGCAGCCCGTTACGTCGCGAAAAATATCGTCGCTTCTGGACTTGCTGATAAGTGTGAAGTGCAGCTTGCCTATGCAATCGGCGTTGCACATCCGGTATCGATTGCGGTCGATACGTTCGGTACAGGCAAAGTCAGCGAAGATAAATTCATCGAACTAGTACGCGCGAACTTCGATTTGCGTCCAGCCGGCATCATCAAGATGTTGGATCTGCGCCGCCCAATTTACAAACAAACAGCGGCTTATGGCCACTTCGGACGCACGGATGTCGACCTTCCGTGGGAACGCACAGACAAAGCGGATGCTTTGAAACAACAAGCGAACGCATAA